A part of Halobaculum sp. MBLA0143 genomic DNA contains:
- a CDS encoding PPOX class F420-dependent oxidoreductase, with amino-acid sequence MIPESHVDILQAESYAHLATVMPDGTPQVTPVWVDHDGREAVLCNTARGRQKTRNVEANPKVGVSVLDPDDPYRYVSVRGEAELIDEGADDHIDELARQYMGVEEYPHHGEESGARVIVRIPADRVATSG; translated from the coding sequence GTGATTCCAGAGTCACACGTCGACATCCTGCAGGCGGAGTCGTACGCCCACCTGGCGACCGTGATGCCGGACGGCACTCCACAGGTCACCCCGGTGTGGGTGGACCACGACGGCCGCGAGGCCGTGTTGTGCAACACGGCCCGCGGTCGACAGAAGACGCGGAACGTCGAGGCGAACCCGAAGGTCGGAGTGTCCGTGTTGGACCCGGACGACCCGTACCGCTACGTCTCCGTCCGCGGCGAGGCGGAGCTGATCGACGAGGGGGCAGACGACCACATCGACGAGCTCGCCCGCCAGTACATGGGTGTCGAGGAGTACCCACACCACGGCGAAGAGTCCGGTGCGCGCGTGATCGTCAGGATTCCGGCGGACCGGGTGGCGACGAGCGGGTGA
- a CDS encoding MarR family transcriptional regulator, giving the protein MSTSRAETQPEDRLTDEEYRDRLRELPPSAKLVAKVLEDATPLSQGQLAEETLLPDRTVRYALNRLEETGIVGSRYSFEDARKQVYYLNT; this is encoded by the coding sequence ATGAGTACGAGTCGCGCGGAGACGCAGCCCGAAGACCGGCTGACCGACGAAGAGTACCGCGACCGGCTGCGCGAGCTGCCGCCCAGCGCGAAGCTAGTGGCGAAGGTGCTGGAGGACGCGACCCCGTTGTCACAGGGGCAGCTGGCCGAGGAGACGCTGCTGCCGGACCGGACGGTCCGGTACGCGCTCAACCGGCTGGAGGAGACGGGGATCGTCGGCTCGCGGTACTCCTTCGAGGACGCCCGCAAGCAGGTGTACTACCTCAACACGTAA
- a CDS encoding glycosyltransferase family 2 protein translates to MELSVVVPTLNGRDRLAATLDALTAEAPEAEVVVVNGPSADGTTGMVRDRDDVATLVEVSERNVNVARNAGLAAATGEAVAVVGDDHHVVDGWASAVRSAVDGGARVVTGPCRREVRGGATSESPERTDLGDREVTYFHGDNVVFDAATVDRLDGFDEYLQTGGARDAAHRLAGLGVTVTWEPAAATVTRVEAVDGGREQRDWRWRYRALAYRLVKNYGFRPTALWPLLRHAVVDAGEAGAGVLRGEGSPTEWFGNGRDVLVGLSTGISHGLVARAKDRSSARNPNGLSGRRDRAVAVHRE, encoded by the coding sequence ATGGAGCTTTCCGTCGTGGTCCCGACGCTCAACGGACGGGACCGCCTCGCGGCGACACTCGACGCCCTGACAGCCGAGGCGCCCGAGGCCGAGGTGGTCGTCGTCAACGGGCCCTCGGCCGACGGAACGACCGGGATGGTGCGGGACCGCGACGACGTGGCGACGCTCGTGGAGGTGTCCGAACGCAACGTCAACGTCGCCCGCAACGCCGGACTCGCGGCCGCGACCGGGGAGGCAGTCGCAGTCGTCGGTGACGACCACCACGTCGTCGACGGCTGGGCGTCGGCAGTCCGGTCGGCCGTCGACGGTGGTGCCCGCGTCGTCACCGGTCCCTGCCGACGCGAGGTTCGCGGCGGGGCGACCAGCGAGTCGCCAGAGCGGACGGACCTGGGCGACCGGGAGGTGACGTACTTCCACGGCGACAACGTCGTGTTCGACGCCGCCACCGTCGACCGGCTGGACGGGTTCGACGAGTACCTCCAGACCGGCGGCGCCCGCGACGCCGCTCACCGGCTCGCCGGTCTGGGCGTGACGGTGACGTGGGAGCCGGCTGCGGCGACCGTCACGCGGGTCGAGGCGGTCGACGGCGGCCGCGAGCAACGAGACTGGCGGTGGCGCTACCGCGCGCTGGCCTACCGGCTCGTGAAGAACTACGGCTTCCGGCCGACCGCGCTGTGGCCCCTCCTCCGGCACGCCGTCGTCGACGCCGGCGAGGCCGGCGCGGGCGTCCTCCGGGGTGAGGGGTCGCCCACGGAGTGGTTCGGCAACGGCCGCGACGTGCTCGTGGGGCTCTCGACGGGAATCTCTCACGGGCTCGTCGCTCGGGCGAAGGATCGGTCGTCGGCCCGCAACCCGAACGGACTCAGCGGGCGGCGCGACCGTGCGGTCGCCGTTCACCGGGAGTAG
- a CDS encoding amidohydrolase family protein, which yields MLELEHGYRVLDLHARLDPDTESVASVGRDVSPEELQREMHQAGVVRSVVTPGPRPGGEGYVRANNAVARLSVDRPFLPFARLNGPRDPSETAAARLRNLASSPADHHTDPEDAEQYAYDDRFVGFSLDPARDGLPTEEVLAVIDDASAPVQVAAGDRFPPDSVAETLLSYDFPVILSSFGGFPLDRSLMHDGIDLLDEHDEVYLDTAFVRYRDLLERGVLEHPDRIVFGSGAPDTHPDVGVMEVLTLDVSEDHLRRTFSKNPARVVSELAPGGG from the coding sequence ATGTTGGAACTGGAGCACGGGTACAGGGTTCTCGACCTCCACGCGCGTCTCGACCCGGATACCGAGTCCGTCGCCTCCGTCGGCCGGGACGTGTCGCCGGAGGAGCTCCAACGCGAGATGCACCAGGCTGGTGTGGTTCGGAGTGTCGTGACACCCGGCCCGCGACCGGGCGGCGAGGGGTACGTCCGCGCGAACAACGCCGTCGCGCGTCTCTCCGTCGACCGGCCGTTCCTCCCGTTCGCACGACTGAACGGGCCGCGTGACCCGAGCGAGACCGCCGCCGCGCGGCTCCGCAACCTCGCGTCGTCGCCCGCCGACCACCACACAGACCCGGAGGACGCAGAACAGTACGCCTACGACGACCGCTTCGTCGGCTTCTCGCTGGACCCCGCCCGCGACGGACTCCCGACGGAGGAGGTGTTGGCCGTGATCGACGACGCCAGCGCTCCCGTCCAGGTGGCCGCGGGCGACCGTTTCCCGCCCGACAGCGTCGCCGAGACGCTGCTGTCGTACGACTTCCCGGTGATCCTGTCGTCGTTCGGCGGCTTCCCGCTCGACCGGTCGCTGATGCACGACGGGATCGACCTCCTAGACGAGCACGACGAGGTGTACCTCGACACCGCGTTCGTCCGGTACCGCGACCTCCTGGAGCGGGGGGTGTTGGAACACCCCGATCGGATCGTGTTCGGCTCCGGCGCTCCCGACACCCACCCGGACGTGGGGGTCATGGAGGTGTTGACGCTGGACGTGTCGGAAGACCACCTCCGGCGCACGTTCTCGAAGAACCCAGCGCGGGTCGTCTCGGAGCTGGCGCCCGGCGGGGGGTAG
- a CDS encoding ArsR/SmtB family transcription factor, which translates to MESAELLNLLGNENRRRILRLLSRKPCYVTEIGEYLDVSPKAVIDHLSKLEDAGLVESHTDGSRRKYFHIAQDVRLEVTVSRHEYGTKSAYPANPGMDIRGRCAHVELDVDGETDDPDDTGAADGGTDGVDVGQLAAEYDRLREMENELSLAQRWVRGQIADLLDRLQTAVGTETDAQFHADLLAAVVSTDGTRRRVTAAVDAPAGEVRRGIDRLVEAGVLERDGDHYRVSD; encoded by the coding sequence ATGGAATCCGCGGAGCTGCTCAATCTGCTCGGCAACGAGAACCGGAGGCGAATCCTCCGGCTGCTCTCGCGGAAGCCGTGTTACGTCACGGAGATCGGAGAGTACCTGGACGTGTCGCCGAAGGCCGTCATCGACCACCTGAGCAAGCTGGAGGACGCGGGACTCGTCGAGTCACACACGGACGGGAGCCGGCGGAAGTACTTCCACATCGCACAGGACGTACGCCTGGAGGTGACCGTCTCCCGCCACGAGTACGGGACGAAGAGCGCCTACCCCGCCAACCCGGGGATGGACATTCGCGGCCGGTGTGCCCACGTCGAGCTCGACGTCGACGGTGAGACGGACGATCCGGACGACACTGGGGCGGCAGACGGCGGCACCGACGGCGTCGACGTGGGGCAGTTGGCCGCCGAGTACGACCGTCTCCGAGAGATGGAGAACGAACTGTCGCTGGCACAGCGGTGGGTACGGGGCCAGATCGCGGACCTGTTGGACCGGCTCCAGACCGCCGTCGGGACGGAGACGGACGCTCAGTTCCACGCCGACCTCCTGGCGGCCGTCGTCTCGACGGACGGCACCCGACGACGAGTGACCGCGGCCGTGGACGCTCCCGCCGGCGAGGTCCGCCGCGGGATCGACCGGCTCGTCGAGGCGGGCGTGCTGGAGCGTGACGGCGACCACTACCGCGTCAGTGACTAG
- a CDS encoding DUF1405 domain-containing protein, which translates to MSDNPLSTAVAAYYLRTPWTLSLLLVGNAVAFLVGVRYYLDTMGAFPTYSWPLYGDSPTAVALATLVLATALPALSTDFWGVERPNVDGSFVERVPGPLAALSTLAVVWLVETGVWTLVALNVPLVRPDLPVDLYVGFDGDSLWAYWGILVTHAAFLAEAALIARLGRSSRRLLGGALALAFLNDLFDYGHLVGVGPAGHPPVRYDPGVPLATASVATSLLAVWVAGRLLPRDGI; encoded by the coding sequence GTGTCCGACAACCCGTTGTCGACGGCCGTGGCGGCGTACTACCTCCGGACGCCGTGGACGCTGTCTCTGTTGTTGGTCGGCAACGCCGTCGCCTTCCTCGTCGGGGTGCGCTACTACCTCGACACGATGGGTGCGTTCCCCACGTACAGCTGGCCGTTGTACGGTGACTCCCCGACCGCAGTCGCGCTGGCGACGCTCGTGCTGGCGACGGCGCTGCCGGCGTTGTCGACGGATTTCTGGGGAGTAGAGCGCCCGAACGTCGACGGCTCGTTCGTAGAACGGGTGCCCGGCCCGCTGGCGGCGCTGTCCACGCTCGCGGTCGTCTGGCTCGTCGAGACCGGAGTGTGGACGCTCGTCGCCCTGAACGTCCCGCTCGTGCGGCCGGACCTGCCGGTCGACCTCTACGTCGGGTTCGACGGTGACTCGCTGTGGGCCTACTGGGGAATTCTCGTCACCCACGCAGCGTTCCTGGCAGAGGCGGCACTGATCGCCAGGCTGGGCCGCAGTTCGCGGCGGCTGCTCGGCGGCGCGCTCGCCCTCGCGTTCCTCAACGACCTGTTCGACTACGGCCACCTCGTCGGGGTCGGCCCCGCCGGCCACCCGCCCGTCCGGTACGACCCCGGCGTGCCGCTGGCGACCGCCAGCGTCGCCACCTCGCTGTTGGCCGTCTGGGTCGCCGGGCGGCTGCTCCCCCGAGACGGAATTTAA
- a CDS encoding DUF5806 family protein, whose protein sequence is MTNDTTQERLGDDGDAEATDAGDDATGPTDDATSAEENARETADTVPGPDVGAEATADVPADVAQYDRFQKMDRAEYDRVNEFLRDRTYVTAREWAIARLCADFRTDTGVEMTKIGENLPELVPFMTDTYTPQAVNQARHSFEEKIRKSGATFLYGAMSGFFTAEDLDEMMYDVTEIAKFLLEVEGVDLAVEEELEAEDRISSVMREVQEASAEVRGDEVKCPECGHVHEPE, encoded by the coding sequence GTGACGAACGACACGACACAGGAACGGCTCGGCGACGACGGCGACGCCGAGGCGACGGACGCCGGCGACGACGCCACGGGGCCCACGGACGACGCAACGAGTGCAGAGGAGAACGCCAGAGAAACCGCAGACACCGTCCCCGGGCCGGACGTGGGCGCGGAGGCGACGGCGGACGTGCCCGCGGACGTGGCCCAGTACGACCGTTTCCAGAAGATGGACCGCGCGGAGTACGACCGCGTCAACGAGTTCCTACGCGACCGGACGTACGTCACCGCCCGGGAGTGGGCCATCGCTCGGCTGTGTGCGGACTTCCGGACGGACACCGGCGTCGAGATGACGAAGATCGGCGAGAACCTCCCGGAACTGGTCCCGTTCATGACGGACACGTACACGCCACAGGCGGTCAACCAGGCGCGCCACTCCTTCGAGGAGAAGATCCGAAAGTCGGGGGCGACGTTCCTCTACGGCGCGATGTCCGGCTTCTTCACGGCCGAGGATCTCGACGAGATGATGTACGACGTGACGGAGATCGCCAAGTTCCTCCTGGAGGTGGAGGGGGTCGATCTCGCCGTCGAGGAGGAACTGGAGGCGGAAGACCGGATCTCGTCGGTGATGCGAGAGGTGCAGGAGGCCAGCGCCGAGGTGCGGGGCGACGAGGTGAAGTGCCCGGAGTGTGGCCACGTCCACGAGCCGGAGTAG
- a CDS encoding ABC transporter ATP-binding protein, with product MSVIRVEGLHKRYGEGEEAVTAVEDVSFEIDSGSLVGILGPNGAGKTTVIKSILGLVIPTDGTVEIGGVDVFERPRVAYDRVGTVLEGARNIYWRLTVRENLNFFTRLEGKSAESHRDRHDELLDKLNLHDRADTTVNELSRGMKQKVSLAAVLAREPDVVFLDEPTLGLDVQSSRQLRSELQRLSETGVTVVLSSHDMDVIETLCDRVIILDDGTVVRDGTVSSMIDGFRTEQVRLEVDCPDAARLEPSLRNRHTVTSFGDQPGLTEFEVALPSGNALRDVIGTVADSDGEVVEVETVAPDFETAFVEITSDDGSRHSEEVQQ from the coding sequence ATGAGTGTCATTCGAGTAGAGGGCCTACACAAGCGGTACGGCGAAGGCGAAGAAGCTGTCACCGCCGTCGAGGATGTCTCGTTCGAGATAGACTCGGGCTCCTTGGTGGGTATTCTGGGACCGAACGGAGCCGGGAAGACGACTGTTATCAAGTCGATACTCGGGTTAGTGATTCCCACCGACGGCACAGTCGAAATCGGCGGAGTAGACGTGTTCGAGCGTCCACGAGTGGCTTACGACCGAGTTGGAACCGTCTTGGAGGGGGCGCGTAACATCTACTGGCGACTCACGGTTCGAGAGAACCTCAACTTCTTCACCCGCTTGGAGGGTAAAAGCGCGGAGTCACACCGTGATCGACACGACGAACTACTGGACAAGCTGAACTTACACGACCGTGCGGACACCACGGTGAACGAACTCTCCCGAGGGATGAAACAGAAGGTCTCGCTGGCGGCCGTCCTGGCCCGCGAGCCGGATGTCGTGTTCCTCGATGAACCGACGCTCGGTCTCGACGTTCAGAGTTCCCGTCAATTGCGCTCTGAACTCCAGCGGTTAAGCGAGACAGGAGTGACCGTTGTCCTTTCGAGCCACGACATGGACGTGATCGAAACACTGTGCGACAGGGTGATCATTCTCGACGACGGCACTGTCGTCCGCGACGGAACGGTTTCTTCGATGATCGACGGATTCCGAACAGAACAGGTTCGTCTTGAGGTCGACTGTCCCGACGCTGCGCGATTAGAGCCTTCGCTGCGAAATCGACACACCGTCACTTCGTTCGGGGATCAGCCCGGCCTGACGGAGTTTGAGGTCGCACTCCCATCCGGAAACGCACTCAGAGATGTCATCGGCACTGTCGCCGATTCCGACGGCGAAGTGGTTGAGGTTGAAACCGTGGCCCCCGACTTCGAGACTGCCTTCGTCGAGATCACATCCGACGACGGATCACGACACTCAGAGGAGGTCCAACAGTGA
- a CDS encoding ABC transporter permease, translated as MTLTHSTVTYGRLFYGILKKELILLLRYKIDTVSGLVLTYGFFILLLFGGRSLGGAAFEDSVGALAVGFCLWILSAAAYQNLAGSMTEEASWGTLEQLHTSSLGFDRVIILTALAGVVDSFVRGTVMFVAVAVTSGLSFQFDILGVVVVALLGVASVLGIGFAFGALAVRYKRIDDLVALLSFGFTGLIAAPVGSFPVLRILPLTQSSYMVRRMINEGLSLSDFSAVSLVSLLVVSVGYLTLGYLILRYFINSARKAGVMGHY; from the coding sequence GTGACACTTACCCACTCGACAGTCACTTACGGCCGACTGTTCTACGGGATTCTGAAGAAGGAGCTCATTTTACTACTACGCTACAAGATCGACACAGTGTCTGGCTTGGTGCTTACCTACGGGTTCTTCATTTTGTTGTTGTTCGGTGGCCGGTCGCTGGGAGGAGCTGCGTTCGAAGACTCCGTCGGCGCGCTGGCTGTTGGGTTCTGTCTCTGGATTCTGTCTGCCGCGGCGTACCAGAACTTAGCTGGCAGTATGACAGAGGAGGCATCTTGGGGAACGCTAGAACAACTACACACCTCCTCGCTCGGGTTCGATAGAGTGATAATCCTGACCGCACTGGCTGGGGTCGTCGACAGCTTCGTCCGTGGTACTGTGATGTTCGTGGCCGTGGCAGTGACATCCGGGCTCTCGTTCCAGTTCGATATCCTTGGTGTGGTGGTCGTTGCGCTGTTGGGTGTCGCGTCGGTGCTCGGTATCGGGTTCGCGTTCGGGGCCCTCGCAGTACGGTACAAACGTATCGACGATCTCGTGGCGCTCCTCTCGTTCGGGTTCACTGGACTGATCGCTGCACCAGTAGGTAGTTTCCCAGTTCTCCGTATCCTCCCCTTGACACAGTCGAGCTACATGGTCCGCCGGATGATCAACGAGGGGCTAAGTCTCAGTGACTTCTCTGCCGTCAGTCTCGTCTCGTTGCTTGTCGTCTCTGTCGGGTACCTGACACTAGGCTACCTGATACTGAGATACTTTATAAACAGCGCACGAAAAGCCGGTGTGATGGGTCACTACTAG
- a CDS encoding YIP1 family protein, giving the protein MEVVSTSARVFRQASDRLSLGQLAGLIVLDGLLTGLLALVIAQEPLSKPLLLATAITVPLLTLTLLWAGVTVWVYAVTHPFSDTGSLRETFKSTGYGLLPSLVSSLLALASVAAVGLTSEEPLTPALAQESALFVAAQAAGLSLVVFQWGLWTLGARYARNVSWRVAVVAGGAPAVVVFSLELSQMLTGSA; this is encoded by the coding sequence ATGGAAGTTGTCAGTACGTCTGCCCGTGTGTTCCGTCAGGCAAGTGACCGACTGAGTCTGGGTCAGCTAGCCGGACTCATCGTACTGGACGGCCTGTTGACTGGGTTGCTCGCACTTGTTATCGCACAAGAACCGTTGAGTAAACCACTGTTGCTCGCTACCGCGATTACTGTGCCACTCCTGACTCTCACGCTACTGTGGGCAGGAGTGACAGTGTGGGTGTACGCAGTGACACATCCGTTTTCCGACACTGGTTCACTCCGTGAGACGTTCAAGTCAACGGGGTATGGACTCCTCCCCAGTCTCGTCAGTTCTCTGTTGGCTCTGGCCTCCGTGGCAGCAGTGGGACTCACGAGTGAGGAACCGCTTACACCGGCTCTCGCACAAGAGTCGGCACTCTTCGTTGCCGCACAGGCAGCCGGTCTTTCACTCGTGGTGTTCCAGTGGGGGTTGTGGACACTCGGAGCACGTTACGCCCGCAACGTGTCGTGGCGTGTTGCCGTTGTCGCTGGTGGTGCGCCCGCTGTCGTCGTCTTCTCGTTGGAACTGTCTCAGATGCTGACAGGCTCTGCCTGA
- a CDS encoding type 2 lanthipeptide synthetase LanM family protein: protein MGFTDEEAREIAGKAQTLFERHGTDNETTGQTHVDPDGVLKQWDKLFENCSLGDRLTDLDWDEDTVRQICHRNKLPATEPLPGWISTANELLQFVENASLPDQAQFGDAAFGRFHTLLVRFAHGRVEDRIDSSVLGDDALAPSLRWLYRRLSERFVRVLYVELKSFVATHDEELARADPREYPDRPTEFYEQFLSVLVEDGGLRDVFEAYPVFTRFLSVQLDNWVDATAELVSRVEKDSEQIRQQFSTTVKAGSVTEVEPLADDTHAGGRTATKVTFRDGTSVVYSPRSVEPAVRFYEGLRTLDERTDIPTQYTPKLLSMDSYGWREFITRRECSTEAEVERYYRRAGVLLLWSSVTNTTDLQNENVLSHGEYPVLLDLETFMEPYVDPSDRPFPFSGMERIEDTSIFTSLAPWGVEDPGKVDTDLKKHAMAGFGSTTDPVVVFENLTPQVVAPNSDVMSVEMTQPELEGNTNVPQLDGVDQPPHDYVSEIQEGFNAAYNELREFIQENSSLEELFETEQVGDETNRPVVRPTKHYVDVIQSALAREPLIDGAYLTVAVEELATPFFDGWVPDDTGRDVYDYEREAILRLEPPRFESSLDSREIRYDGQETGMLARESGLERTRETIERMGRSDLKRERRLVAQLFEAAPGEASTGSVESPELHESLEASAVDHLETIESSTIEMTTPASRPFYERTSIRPNVGESGLTLKFAGESIATGLLGPGLLAGALYRLTEEEVYAESARDLVAPIQDLFDRTEGSLDVGGFHGTGALVYGFSLLAGLVGDDQYRELVSNALTRFSPSDLRETDHRDLRGGTSGLCVACLGADQRVADSRLTDIAEQSGRRLLDQLSRNDTTHGFDQGDAGAAYALARLGAETGDERFSTVAQRVFDELSSPVDKDKFINKGQQSSRISHGQIGNVYAKLATSSSTDLTFHTSREVNLANEYCSTEAEYDQLTSGNAGRAELAVTMTELGLCDSSGVPDHLVERLKRSVDDVVTVGSAAPVQNVSFLHGLSGVGYTALRAIDPSLPSVYMFE, encoded by the coding sequence ATGGGGTTCACAGACGAAGAGGCCAGGGAGATCGCAGGGAAGGCACAGACACTGTTCGAAAGACACGGAACGGACAACGAGACAACAGGACAAACGCACGTAGATCCGGACGGAGTCCTCAAACAGTGGGACAAACTGTTCGAGAACTGTTCGCTGGGAGACCGACTCACAGATCTGGACTGGGACGAAGACACAGTCAGACAGATCTGTCACAGGAACAAACTCCCGGCGACGGAGCCTCTCCCAGGGTGGATCTCAACAGCCAACGAGCTGTTGCAGTTCGTCGAAAACGCTTCGCTACCGGATCAGGCGCAGTTTGGAGATGCGGCGTTCGGACGATTTCACACTCTCCTCGTTCGGTTCGCACACGGCCGAGTGGAGGATCGTATCGACAGTAGTGTGCTCGGCGACGACGCACTCGCGCCGTCACTCCGTTGGCTCTACCGCCGCCTGAGCGAGCGATTCGTCCGCGTTCTTTACGTGGAACTGAAATCGTTCGTCGCAACACACGACGAAGAACTGGCCCGGGCGGATCCGCGGGAGTACCCCGATCGACCAACAGAGTTCTACGAACAGTTCCTGAGTGTCCTCGTCGAAGACGGGGGACTCAGAGACGTATTCGAGGCGTATCCAGTGTTCACTCGCTTCCTGTCCGTGCAGCTCGACAACTGGGTCGACGCCACCGCTGAACTGGTGAGCCGAGTGGAGAAAGATAGTGAACAGATTCGACAGCAGTTCAGCACAACGGTGAAAGCTGGGTCAGTCACCGAAGTGGAGCCGTTGGCGGACGACACACACGCTGGCGGTAGGACGGCTACGAAAGTGACCTTCCGAGACGGGACAAGTGTCGTGTACAGTCCGCGTTCAGTCGAGCCGGCGGTCAGATTCTACGAGGGACTTCGGACGCTTGACGAGCGTACTGACATACCGACGCAGTACACCCCCAAGCTGCTGTCGATGGACAGTTACGGGTGGCGGGAGTTCATCACTCGTCGAGAGTGTTCGACGGAGGCAGAAGTTGAGCGATACTATCGTCGGGCAGGTGTTCTCTTGCTGTGGTCCTCGGTAACGAACACTACCGACCTACAGAACGAGAACGTCCTGTCGCACGGCGAGTACCCTGTGTTACTGGACCTTGAAACGTTCATGGAACCGTACGTTGACCCGTCCGATCGACCGTTCCCGTTCAGTGGCATGGAGCGGATCGAGGATACGTCGATATTCACCTCACTTGCACCATGGGGTGTCGAAGACCCCGGGAAAGTCGATACCGACCTGAAGAAACACGCGATGGCAGGCTTCGGGTCCACGACTGACCCTGTGGTTGTCTTTGAGAATCTCACCCCACAGGTCGTCGCGCCGAACAGTGACGTGATGTCTGTCGAGATGACACAACCTGAGCTTGAGGGGAACACGAACGTTCCACAGCTCGACGGTGTTGACCAGCCCCCACACGACTACGTATCGGAGATACAGGAGGGTTTCAACGCGGCGTACAACGAACTCAGAGAGTTCATCCAAGAGAACAGTTCTCTAGAGGAGTTGTTCGAAACTGAACAGGTCGGTGACGAGACCAACAGACCGGTCGTCCGCCCGACGAAGCACTACGTCGACGTGATCCAATCCGCGCTGGCCCGAGAGCCCCTGATCGACGGTGCGTACCTCACCGTCGCAGTTGAGGAGCTAGCTACCCCGTTCTTCGACGGCTGGGTGCCCGACGACACAGGTCGAGACGTATACGACTACGAGCGAGAGGCGATTCTGCGTCTGGAGCCGCCACGTTTCGAGTCGTCACTCGACAGCAGAGAGATTCGGTACGACGGTCAGGAAACGGGGATGCTGGCCCGGGAGTCCGGACTTGAGCGAACGAGAGAGACCATCGAGAGGATGGGGAGATCTGACCTGAAGCGGGAGCGCCGACTCGTAGCACAGCTGTTCGAGGCTGCTCCGGGAGAGGCGTCCACCGGTTCGGTCGAATCACCTGAACTTCACGAGAGTCTCGAAGCGAGTGCAGTCGACCATCTCGAGACTATCGAGTCGTCGACTATCGAGATGACGACCCCGGCGTCTCGTCCGTTCTACGAACGAACCTCAATCCGACCGAACGTCGGAGAGTCGGGACTCACGCTGAAGTTCGCCGGAGAGTCGATTGCGACCGGTCTGCTCGGCCCTGGGCTGCTCGCCGGTGCGCTTTACCGATTGACCGAGGAGGAGGTGTACGCTGAATCTGCCCGTGATCTAGTGGCTCCGATACAGGATCTGTTTGATCGGACCGAAGGAAGTTTAGACGTTGGCGGATTCCACGGTACCGGCGCACTGGTGTACGGATTCTCCTTGCTTGCCGGGTTAGTCGGAGACGATCAGTACCGAGAGCTCGTTTCGAACGCACTCACACGGTTTTCACCATCGGATCTGCGCGAGACAGACCATCGAGATCTCAGGGGGGGCACTAGTGGGCTGTGTGTGGCTTGCTTAGGGGCGGACCAGCGTGTGGCGGACAGTCGACTGACCGACATTGCAGAGCAGTCTGGCCGCCGACTTCTGGACCAGCTCAGCCGCAACGACACGACTCACGGGTTCGATCAAGGAGACGCCGGCGCAGCGTATGCGCTCGCCAGACTCGGCGCAGAAACCGGTGACGAGCGGTTCTCGACGGTCGCACAGCGAGTGTTTGACGAACTCAGTTCGCCGGTGGATAAAGACAAGTTCATCAATAAGGGGCAACAGAGCAGTAGAATTTCGCACGGCCAGATAGGTAATGTTTACGCGAAGCTAGCTACGTCCAGTTCAACAGATCTGACCTTCCACACATCTAGAGAAGTCAACCTAGCCAACGAATACTGCTCGACCGAGGCGGAGTACGATCAACTAACCTCTGGGAACGCCGGACGCGCCGAACTCGCGGTGACGATGACAGAACTCGGGCTCTGTGACTCCTCCGGCGTACCCGATCACCTCGTCGAACGTCTGAAACGGTCTGTCGACGACGTGGTGACCGTCGGGAGCGCAGCGCCAGTCCAGAACGTCTCGTTCCTGCACGGTCTCTCTGGGGTCGGATACACGGCTCTCCGGGCGATCGATCCCTCTCTTCCGTCAGTGTACATGTTCGAGTAG
- a CDS encoding DUF5684 domain-containing protein has product MTIIESGPPVQLSDTVLTAILLIELALFLSQLVGTWVVFTEADEPGWKALVPLYNFYTMLEIGNNAWWWLFLLAFPVVNLYAAYKIHAGVARAFGRGVPFALGLTFLGFFFFPVLAFGDYRYRGSAGLS; this is encoded by the coding sequence ATGACGATCATCGAATCGGGCCCTCCGGTCCAGCTGTCGGACACCGTCTTAACTGCTATACTGCTGATAGAACTGGCGCTGTTCCTGTCTCAGCTCGTCGGAACGTGGGTCGTGTTCACCGAGGCCGACGAGCCGGGGTGGAAGGCGCTCGTTCCGTTGTACAACTTCTACACCATGCTCGAGATCGGCAACAACGCCTGGTGGTGGCTCTTCCTGCTCGCCTTCCCGGTCGTCAACCTCTACGCGGCGTACAAGATCCACGCCGGCGTCGCCCGCGCGTTCGGCAGAGGGGTCCCCTTCGCGTTGGGGCTCACCTTCCTCGGGTTCTTCTTCTTCCCGGTGTTGGCGTTCGGTGACTACCGGTACCGAGGCTCGGCCGGGCTGTCGTAG